In one window of Acidovorax sp. HDW3 DNA:
- a CDS encoding homoserine O-acetyltransferase, protein MSMLATPQSMTFAAPLALQGGGSIRDYHLSYETYGQLNADKSNAVLICHALNASHHVAGRYAGQDKSEGWWDNMIGPGKPVDTERFFVIGINNLGSCFGSTGPMHTNPDTGRIYGADFPVVTVEDWVNAQARLLDALGIAQLAAVMGGSLGGMQALSWTLQYPQRMRHAVVIASAPNLTAENIAFNEVARRAIVTDPDFHGGHFYQHGVVPKRGLRIARMIGHITYLSDDVMNEKFGRQLRDGLEPKYSTQEIEFQIESYLRYQGDKFSDYFDANTYLLITRALDYFDPARRHGASLTQALAQAQAKFLLVSFSTDWRFAPQRSREIVKALLDNRRSVAYAEIDAPHGHDAFLLEDPRYMGVVRSYFENIAKELA, encoded by the coding sequence ATGTCCATGCTTGCCACACCCCAATCCATGACGTTCGCTGCGCCCCTGGCCCTGCAGGGCGGGGGCAGCATCCGCGACTATCACCTGAGCTACGAAACCTACGGCCAGCTCAACGCCGACAAGAGCAACGCCGTGCTCATCTGCCACGCGCTCAACGCCTCGCACCATGTGGCGGGCCGCTACGCCGGGCAGGACAAGAGCGAGGGTTGGTGGGACAACATGATCGGCCCGGGAAAGCCCGTTGATACGGAGCGCTTTTTCGTCATCGGCATCAACAACCTGGGCTCGTGCTTTGGCTCGACCGGGCCTATGCATACCAACCCGGACACGGGCCGCATCTATGGCGCGGATTTTCCGGTGGTCACGGTCGAGGACTGGGTCAACGCGCAGGCGCGGCTGCTCGACGCCTTGGGCATCGCGCAGCTGGCGGCGGTGATGGGTGGCAGCCTGGGCGGAATGCAGGCGCTGTCCTGGACGCTGCAGTACCCGCAGCGTATGCGCCACGCCGTGGTGATTGCCAGCGCGCCCAACCTGACGGCGGAGAACATCGCCTTCAACGAGGTGGCGCGCCGCGCCATCGTCACCGACCCGGATTTTCACGGCGGCCACTTCTACCAGCATGGCGTGGTCCCCAAGCGCGGGCTGCGCATTGCACGCATGATTGGCCACATCACGTACCTGAGCGACGACGTGATGAACGAAAAATTTGGCCGCCAGCTGCGCGACGGGCTCGAACCCAAGTACAGCACCCAGGAGATTGAATTCCAGATCGAGAGCTACCTGCGCTACCAGGGCGACAAATTCAGCGACTACTTCGACGCCAACACCTACCTGCTCATCACCCGTGCCCTGGATTATTTCGACCCCGCCCGCCGCCACGGCGCCAGCCTGACGCAGGCGCTGGCGCAAGCGCAGGCCAAGTTCCTGCTGGTGAGCTTTTCCACCGACTGGCGCTTTGCGCCGCAGCGCTCGCGCGAGATCGTCAAGGCGCTGCTCGACAACCGCCGCAGCGTGGCCTACGCCGAGATCGACGCCCCCCACGGCCACGATGCGTTTTTGCTCGAAGACCCGCGCTACATGGGCGTGGTGCGCTCCTATTTTGAGAACATTGCGAAGGAACTGGCATGA
- a CDS encoding AbrB family transcriptional regulator has protein sequence MIVNRFPFLRPAGHWLLLCAGSGALAVLLQALHLPAAVLLACMVCAVLLAVRGAQLALPAWGFNAGQALLGCLMAQSLQPRQLAAVWAHAPLFLGATLLLIGASTLLGWWLMRRQVMPGSTALWGMTPGASAAMVVLAGQYGADMRLVAFMQYTRLLLITLVAALVSRAVLGEAPTAAPAAIAWWGQPSAAGLGWTAALVLLGTLLAPRLRLAGGAMVLPLLGAVLLQNLWGQAPALPPALMLLSYASLGWSVGLRFTRAILRHALRTLPQVLLCTLLLMLVGLATGAVLHWATGLDALSAFLATCPGGADSMAVIVAGSAVDTGFVMAMQLARFLLVLLIGPALTQRVARACGL, from the coding sequence TTGATAGTAAATCGTTTCCCGTTCCTGCGCCCGGCTGGCCACTGGCTGCTGCTGTGTGCCGGCAGCGGCGCGCTCGCCGTGCTGCTGCAGGCGCTGCACCTGCCCGCCGCCGTGCTGCTGGCCTGCATGGTCTGTGCCGTGCTGCTGGCCGTGCGCGGCGCGCAGCTGGCGCTACCGGCCTGGGGTTTTAACGCCGGGCAGGCGCTGCTCGGCTGCCTCATGGCGCAAAGCCTGCAGCCGCGCCAGCTCGCTGCCGTGTGGGCCCACGCGCCGCTGTTCCTGGGCGCCACCCTGCTGCTGATTGGCGCCAGCACCCTGCTGGGCTGGTGGCTCATGCGCCGCCAGGTCATGCCCGGCAGCACCGCGCTGTGGGGCATGACGCCCGGCGCCTCCGCTGCCATGGTGGTGCTCGCCGGCCAGTACGGCGCCGATATGCGCCTGGTGGCCTTCATGCAGTACACGCGGCTGCTGCTCATCACCCTGGTGGCGGCGCTGGTCAGCCGCGCCGTGCTGGGCGAGGCGCCCACTGCCGCGCCCGCCGCCATCGCCTGGTGGGGCCAGCCCAGTGCCGCTGGCCTGGGCTGGACGGCGGCGCTGGTGCTGCTGGGCACGCTGCTGGCGCCGCGCCTGCGCCTGGCCGGTGGCGCCATGGTGCTGCCGCTGCTGGGCGCCGTGCTGCTGCAAAACCTGTGGGGCCAGGCGCCCGCGCTGCCGCCGGCGCTGATGCTGCTGTCCTACGCCAGCCTGGGCTGGAGCGTGGGCCTGCGCTTTACGCGCGCCATCCTGCGGCACGCGCTGCGCACCCTGCCGCAGGTGCTGCTGTGCACGCTGCTGCTGATGCTCGTCGGCCTGGCGACGGGCGCGGTGCTGCACTGGGCCACGGGCCTGGATGCGCTCAGCGCCTTCCTCGCCACCTGCCCCGGCGGTGCGGACTCGATGGCCGTGATCGTTGCCGGCAGCGCGGTCGATACCGGCTTCGTCATGGCCATGCAGCTGGCGCGTTTTCTGCTCGTGCTGCTCATCGGCCCGGCGCTGACGCAGCGCGTGGCCAGGGCGTGCGGGCTGTAG
- a CDS encoding M20/M25/M40 family metallo-hydrolase, with translation MNRPPAAPFTVPALHSADALAHLSRRWDEDIVPQLHDYIRIPAKSPLFAPDWQQQGLLDTVLRNAADWVQAQKVAGLQLEIVRLPGRTPVLFFEIAAHNHPGSQTVLMYGHLDKQPEFDGWRAGLGPWTPHYEDGKLYGRGGADDGYAVYASIAAVQELQRQGVAHPRIVGLIETGEESGSQDLLPYIDALKSRLGDVGLVVCLDSGAGNYDQLWLTTSLRGMASGTLKVQILTEGIHSGDASGLVPSSFRIMRQVLDRLEDAATGRLLPASFHCSVPPERAAQARATAAILGRDLFKSYPWAHSDCGGASTLALPTTDDPAQALLRRTWEPTLSVTGAEGLPALRDAGNVLRPYTAFKLSLRLPPLVDAAAAVQELKTLLEDNAPYQARVTWESEGAANGWNAPAEAPWFEQALQSASQAQFGAGLGYIGQGGTIPLMNMLSQGFPKAQMMVCGVLGPKSNAHGPNEFLHVPYAKRLTAAVAQVIAAMP, from the coding sequence ATGAACCGCCCCCCCGCCGCCCCCTTCACCGTCCCCGCGCTGCACAGCGCCGACGCCCTGGCGCACCTCAGCCGCCGCTGGGACGAGGACATCGTGCCCCAGCTGCACGACTACATCCGCATCCCCGCCAAATCGCCCCTGTTCGCACCCGACTGGCAGCAGCAGGGCCTGCTCGATACCGTGCTGCGCAACGCCGCCGACTGGGTGCAGGCGCAAAAAGTCGCCGGCCTGCAGCTCGAAATCGTGCGCCTGCCCGGGCGCACGCCGGTGCTGTTTTTTGAAATTGCGGCGCACAACCACCCCGGTAGCCAAACCGTGCTCATGTACGGCCACCTGGACAAGCAACCCGAGTTTGACGGCTGGCGCGCAGGGCTGGGCCCCTGGACGCCGCACTACGAAGACGGCAAGCTCTACGGTCGGGGCGGCGCCGACGACGGCTACGCGGTGTACGCCAGCATCGCCGCCGTGCAAGAGCTGCAGCGCCAGGGCGTGGCGCACCCGCGCATCGTCGGCCTCATCGAAACCGGCGAGGAAAGCGGCTCGCAAGACCTGCTGCCCTACATCGACGCCTTGAAGAGCCGCCTGGGCGACGTCGGCCTGGTCGTCTGCCTGGACTCGGGCGCGGGCAACTACGACCAGCTGTGGCTCACCACCAGCCTGCGCGGCATGGCCAGCGGCACGCTCAAGGTGCAAATCCTGACCGAAGGCATCCACTCGGGCGACGCCTCGGGCCTGGTGCCGTCGAGCTTTCGCATCATGCGCCAGGTGCTCGACCGGCTCGAAGACGCGGCCACGGGCCGCCTGCTGCCGGCGAGCTTTCATTGCTCCGTGCCACCCGAGCGCGCAGCGCAGGCGCGGGCCACGGCCGCCATCCTCGGGCGCGATCTGTTCAAAAGCTATCCCTGGGCGCACAGCGACTGCGGCGGCGCCAGCACCCTGGCCCTGCCCACCACCGACGACCCGGCGCAGGCGCTCTTGCGCCGCACCTGGGAGCCGACCCTGTCGGTCACCGGCGCCGAGGGCCTGCCCGCGCTGCGCGACGCGGGCAACGTGCTGCGCCCCTACACCGCCTTCAAGCTCAGCCTGCGCCTGCCGCCGTTGGTGGACGCCGCCGCCGCCGTGCAAGAGCTCAAAACCCTGCTCGAAGACAACGCCCCCTACCAGGCGCGCGTCACCTGGGAGAGCGAAGGCGCGGCCAACGGCTGGAACGCCCCCGCCGAAGCCCCCTGGTTCGAGCAGGCGCTGCAAAGCGCCAGCCAGGCGCAGTTTGGCGCCGGCCTGGGCTACATCGGCCAGGGCGGCACCATCCCGCTCATGAACATGCTCAGCCAGGGCTTTCCCAAGGCGCAAATGATGGTCTGCGGCGTGCTCGGCCCCAAGAGCAACGCCCACGGCCCGAATGAATTCCTGCACGTGCCCTACGCCAAGCGCCTGACCGCCGCCGTCGCCCAGGTCATCGCCGCCATGCCGTAA
- a CDS encoding GGDEF domain-containing protein: MLWMITAHSVVMALALAIVGWGQRRDGVAWWGAGLLLHALAYALYLQRGRMHDAWSIGLANVLLASTFVALLAAINQFTKRPVRSLEMALPVLAMALVTSIWIDNYVARATTTSLCLALQIGLLLRALQSPVQPIGGRGVRLLRLALWGEMLALLGRVASGLWGLMHPSGLMYSDSGQALTFFFVFITVLLASLGFVVMTKDRLDASNRRLATTDALTGVANRRSIIFALDRDAARAKRVGEPLAVMVLDIDHFKRVNDEHGHLGGDQVLRHVVNVLCDRVRAQDMVGRYGGEEFLILLPDTDLAGALVLAEQLRQSVQDSVCHWQGQALSVTISIGVFAGLLEPHDRWDMLIDAADRAMYRAKQNGRNRVEVETQLRIPVVAPQAIDDPHTFPMSLQ; this comes from the coding sequence ATGCTGTGGATGATCACCGCGCATTCGGTGGTCATGGCACTGGCCCTGGCCATCGTAGGTTGGGGGCAGCGCCGTGACGGTGTGGCCTGGTGGGGTGCGGGGCTGCTGCTGCACGCGCTGGCTTATGCGCTGTACCTGCAGCGCGGGCGTATGCACGACGCCTGGTCGATTGGCCTGGCCAACGTGCTGCTCGCCAGCACCTTTGTGGCCCTGCTGGCGGCCATCAACCAATTCACCAAACGCCCCGTGCGCAGCCTGGAGATGGCGCTGCCGGTGCTGGCCATGGCGCTCGTCACCTCGATCTGGATCGACAACTACGTGGCCCGGGCGACGACTACCAGTCTGTGCCTGGCATTGCAAATCGGACTGCTGCTGCGCGCCCTGCAATCGCCGGTGCAGCCCATTGGCGGGCGGGGTGTGCGGCTGCTGCGCCTGGCGCTGTGGGGCGAGATGCTGGCGCTGCTCGGGCGCGTGGCCAGCGGCCTGTGGGGGCTGATGCACCCCAGCGGGCTGATGTACAGCGACAGCGGCCAGGCGCTGACCTTTTTCTTCGTCTTCATCACCGTGCTGCTGGCTTCGCTGGGCTTTGTCGTCATGACCAAAGACCGGCTCGACGCCAGCAACCGCCGCCTGGCAACCACCGACGCCCTGACCGGCGTCGCCAACCGGCGCTCCATCATCTTTGCCCTGGACCGGGACGCGGCGCGGGCCAAGCGCGTGGGCGAGCCGCTGGCGGTGATGGTGCTCGACATCGACCATTTCAAGCGCGTGAACGACGAGCATGGCCACCTCGGGGGCGACCAGGTGCTGCGCCACGTCGTCAACGTGCTGTGCGACCGCGTGCGCGCGCAAGACATGGTGGGCCGCTACGGCGGTGAAGAATTTTTGATTTTGCTGCCCGACACCGACCTTGCCGGCGCCCTGGTGCTGGCCGAGCAACTGCGCCAGAGCGTGCAAGACTCGGTCTGCCACTGGCAGGGGCAGGCGCTCTCGGTCACGATCAGCATAGGGGTATTTGCGGGCTTGCTCGAACCGCATGACCGCTGGGATATGCTGATCGACGCTGCCGACCGCGCCATGTACCGGGCCAAGCAAAACGGCCGCAACCGCGTTGAAGTCGAAACGCAGCTGCGCATCCCGGTCGTGGCGCCGCAGGCCATCGACGATCCGCACACCTTCCCCATGTCGCTGCAGTGA
- a CDS encoding site-specific DNA-methyltransferase gives MPTLDWLNRPAAFATAAQVPYRLLEPVSTHGDAAAAQDNLLIQGDNLEALKALLPFYRGQVKCIFIDPPYNTKSAFEHYDDNLEHSQWLSMMLPRLQLLRELLSEDGSIWVTIDDNEGHYLKVLMDEVFGRGNFVADISWHKRVSPANDARYFSGDHDHVLVYAKSKSQWQPRRLPRSQEQTRYYTNPDNDPRGDWNSAAYTCAKTADERPNLYYPLIHPRTGQEVWPKRTRVWAYSQEAHAQHLRDGMLYWGVDGNANTPRIKKFLTDSGDVVPRSIWAHSESGHNQEAMLEGLALFAEDRFGTPKPERLLQRILHIATHPGDLVLDSFLGSGTTAAVAHKMGRRWIGIEMGEHAATHCLPRLQKVIAGEPGGISQAVGWQGGGGFRFCALGAPIFDAHGCIHPQVRFATLAAFVWQQETGQAFDPAQGRPGTPWLGTHSVFDSCSRLPDEGQQPISSEIPPQPILRSRSAYYLLFNGILGDKRPASGNVLTRAVLETLLELHARTPHPQAPLVVYGEANRLGPETLARARVTFKHIPYDVKAR, from the coding sequence ATGCCCACCCTCGACTGGCTCAACCGCCCTGCTGCCTTTGCCACCGCCGCCCAGGTGCCTTACCGCCTGCTCGAACCCGTATCCACCCATGGCGACGCGGCGGCGGCCCAAGACAACCTGCTGATCCAGGGCGACAACCTGGAGGCCCTCAAAGCCCTGCTGCCGTTCTACCGGGGCCAGGTCAAGTGCATCTTCATCGACCCGCCGTACAACACCAAGAGCGCCTTCGAGCACTACGACGACAACCTGGAGCACAGCCAATGGCTGTCGATGATGCTGCCGCGCCTGCAGCTGCTGCGGGAGTTGCTGAGCGAGGACGGCTCGATTTGGGTGACCATCGACGACAACGAAGGGCATTACCTCAAGGTGCTGATGGATGAGGTGTTTGGGCGGGGGAATTTTGTGGCGGATATTTCCTGGCACAAGCGTGTCAGCCCCGCTAATGACGCACGCTATTTCAGCGGTGACCATGACCATGTGCTGGTGTACGCCAAGAGCAAATCACAATGGCAGCCCCGCCGGTTGCCGCGCAGCCAGGAGCAGACGCGGTACTACACCAACCCTGACAACGACCCGCGAGGCGACTGGAACTCCGCCGCCTACACCTGTGCGAAAACCGCCGATGAACGCCCCAATCTGTACTACCCCCTGATTCACCCGCGAACCGGCCAGGAGGTATGGCCCAAGCGCACCCGCGTCTGGGCCTATTCGCAAGAAGCGCATGCACAACATCTGCGCGACGGGATGCTGTACTGGGGTGTAGATGGCAATGCCAACACTCCCCGGATCAAAAAATTTCTCACCGATTCCGGCGATGTAGTGCCCCGATCCATTTGGGCGCATAGCGAATCCGGGCACAACCAAGAGGCCATGCTAGAAGGGCTGGCGTTGTTTGCCGAAGACCGTTTCGGCACACCAAAACCCGAACGCTTGCTCCAACGCATCCTGCACATCGCCACCCACCCTGGCGACCTCGTCCTCGACAGCTTCCTCGGCTCCGGCACCACCGCCGCCGTCGCGCACAAGATGGGCCGCCGCTGGATCGGCATCGAAATGGGCGAACACGCCGCCACGCACTGCCTGCCGCGCCTGCAAAAAGTCATTGCGGGCGAGCCGGGTGGCATCAGTCAGGCCGTGGGCTGGCAGGGCGGCGGCGGCTTTCGCTTCTGCGCCCTGGGCGCGCCCATCTTCGACGCGCACGGCTGCATCCACCCGCAAGTGCGCTTCGCCACCCTGGCGGCCTTCGTCTGGCAGCAGGAAACCGGCCAGGCATTTGACCCCGCCCAGGGCCGACCGGGCACGCCCTGGCTGGGCACGCACTCCGTTTTTGATAGCTGCTCGCGCTTGCCAGATGAGGGCCAGCAGCCCATTTCATCAGAAATTCCACCGCAGCCCATCCTGCGCAGCCGCAGCGCCTACTACCTGCTGTTCAACGGCATCCTGGGCGACAAGCGCCCGGCCAGCGGCAACGTGCTCACGCGCGCCGTGCTCGAAACCCTGCTGGAGCTGCACGCCCGCACGCCGCACCCGCAGGCCCCGCTGGTGGTCTATGGCGAGGCCAACCGCCTCGGCCCCGAGACGCTGGCGCGTGCGCGGGTGACCTTCAAGCACATTCCGTACGACGTGAAGGCGAGGTGA
- the metW gene encoding methionine biosynthesis protein MetW, translating to MSDSPLLHAIARLVPEGSRVLDLGCGDGALLAHLQQARGCSGYGVEIDDAKVLACVRRGVNVLQLNLEDGLAIFEDNSFDVVLQIDTLQHLRNAEVMLRETARIGRAGIVAFPNFAHWPNRLSILRGRMPVTRRLPYQWYDTPNIRVGTFKDFEVLAGKNQLRLRDAFGLQNGREVRWLPNARAGTAVFHFEHG from the coding sequence ATGAGCGACAGCCCCCTCTTGCACGCCATTGCACGCCTGGTGCCCGAGGGCAGCCGGGTGCTCGACCTCGGTTGTGGCGACGGCGCCCTGTTGGCGCATCTGCAGCAGGCGCGCGGCTGCAGCGGTTACGGCGTGGAAATTGACGACGCCAAGGTGCTCGCCTGCGTGCGCCGGGGCGTGAACGTGCTGCAGCTCAACCTTGAAGATGGTCTGGCCATTTTTGAGGACAACAGCTTTGACGTCGTGCTGCAGATCGACACCCTGCAGCACCTGCGCAACGCCGAAGTCATGCTGCGGGAGACGGCGCGCATTGGCCGCGCCGGCATCGTCGCCTTTCCCAACTTTGCGCATTGGCCCAACCGCCTGTCCATCCTGCGCGGACGGATGCCGGTCACGCGCCGCCTGCCCTACCAGTGGTACGACACGCCCAATATCCGCGTCGGCACATTCAAAGATTTTGAAGTGCTCGCCGGCAAAAACCAGCTGCGCCTGCGCGACGCCTTTGGCCTGCAAAACGGGCGCGAAGTGCGCTGGCTGCCCAACGCCCGCGCGGGCACGGCGGTGTTCCACTTCGAGCACGGTTAA
- a CDS encoding ATP-binding protein yields the protein MDDFATAADLQQWLRAHFPRENERHEWKEWRALKSNISGRKGDDLVSYVSALANMEGGCVVIGAQDKTLAPTGIQDFADYTLENVVHRVLGKTPGLPSMGLHVQELRATDTGAVVWLVHVPRHAPRELVLAHDQAWQRDGDSLVPLREDRRRAILAEHLQGEDWSAAVVPGATLADLDEAAIAKAREKYFEKHQREPWAAQIPQWSTEKLLDKIGLTIHGRITRACLLLLGLPERATALLSPHPAEITWKVAAERVAEHFHPPFLLTTTDVAQRVRNPNIKLFPANELLAVTLPRYDTHTVLLEGLHNCLAHQDYAQGGRVVVEESTGLVRMINLGGFFDGQPDEYASGARTPERYRNERLAKVMAEVGMIDKVGFGIHDMVLAQRRRFLPLPDYEGSSPLRTVFNVYGQQIDENYSHWLMERTDLPIEQVLWLDRVQKKHKLDAAQVAQLRRAGLIEGRSPHLNISAQLAVATGQEVAYLNQRRPDAQDYQAALCKLLALGPQPRAKIDELLLPKLQLWIPELAQRKEYVRTLLKDMSKEGRIQNIGGKTKAARWALAPGGTTPNDHQ from the coding sequence ATGGACGATTTCGCCACGGCAGCCGATCTCCAGCAGTGGCTGCGCGCGCACTTTCCGAGGGAAAACGAGCGCCACGAGTGGAAGGAATGGCGCGCGCTCAAGTCCAACATCTCGGGCCGCAAGGGTGACGACCTGGTGTCTTATGTGAGTGCCCTGGCCAACATGGAGGGCGGCTGCGTGGTGATCGGCGCCCAGGACAAGACCTTGGCGCCCACGGGCATCCAGGACTTTGCCGACTACACGCTGGAAAACGTGGTGCACCGCGTGCTGGGCAAGACGCCGGGCCTGCCCTCCATGGGGCTGCACGTGCAGGAGCTGCGCGCCACTGACACCGGCGCCGTGGTGTGGCTGGTGCATGTGCCGCGCCACGCGCCGCGCGAGCTGGTGCTGGCGCACGACCAGGCCTGGCAGCGCGATGGCGACAGCCTGGTGCCGCTGCGCGAGGATCGGCGCCGCGCCATTCTGGCCGAACACCTGCAGGGTGAGGACTGGAGCGCCGCCGTGGTGCCCGGTGCTACGCTGGCCGACCTCGATGAAGCCGCGATTGCCAAGGCGCGTGAAAAATATTTTGAAAAGCACCAACGCGAACCCTGGGCAGCGCAGATACCGCAGTGGAGCACCGAAAAGCTGCTGGACAAGATCGGCCTGACGATTCACGGGCGCATCACCCGCGCCTGCCTGTTGCTGCTGGGCCTGCCCGAGCGCGCCACGGCGCTGCTGTCGCCGCACCCGGCGGAAATCACCTGGAAGGTGGCGGCGGAGCGGGTGGCGGAGCACTTTCACCCGCCTTTCCTGCTCACCACCACCGATGTGGCGCAGCGCGTGCGCAACCCCAACATCAAGCTGTTCCCGGCCAATGAGCTGCTGGCCGTGACCTTGCCGCGCTACGACACCCACACGGTGCTGCTCGAAGGCCTGCACAACTGCCTGGCGCACCAGGACTATGCCCAGGGTGGGCGCGTCGTGGTGGAGGAGTCCACCGGGTTGGTGCGCATGATCAACCTGGGGGGCTTCTTCGATGGCCAGCCCGACGAGTACGCCAGCGGTGCGCGCACGCCCGAGCGCTACCGCAACGAGCGCCTGGCCAAGGTCATGGCCGAGGTGGGCATGATCGACAAGGTGGGTTTCGGCATCCATGACATGGTGCTGGCGCAGCGGCGGCGCTTTTTGCCGCTGCCGGATTACGAGGGCTCGTCCCCGTTGCGCACGGTGTTCAACGTCTACGGGCAGCAGATCGACGAGAACTACAGCCATTGGCTGATGGAGCGCACCGACCTGCCCATCGAACAGGTGTTGTGGCTCGACCGGGTGCAAAAAAAGCACAAGCTGGATGCAGCCCAGGTGGCGCAATTGCGGCGGGCGGGTTTGATCGAGGGGCGCAGCCCCCACCTGAACATCTCGGCCCAATTGGCGGTTGCCACGGGGCAGGAGGTGGCGTACCTGAACCAGCGCCGCCCGGATGCGCAGGACTACCAGGCTGCCTTGTGCAAGCTGCTGGCCCTGGGGCCGCAACCGCGCGCCAAGATCGATGAACTGCTGCTGCCCAAGCTGCAACTGTGGATTCCAGAGCTGGCCCAGCGCAAGGAATACGTCCGAACCCTCCTCAAGGACATGTCCAAGGAAGGGCGTATCCAGAACATTGGCGGCAAAACCAAGGCGGCCCGGTGGGCGCTGGCGCCGGGCGGCACCACACCCAATGACCACCAATGA